One genomic region from Ornithinimicrobium flavum encodes:
- a CDS encoding glycerophosphodiester phosphodiesterase family protein, which translates to MTQIWAHRGASAAAPENTLAAFELAARQGAQGVELDVQRSADGTVVVIHDETVDRTTQGSGRVVDLPGSALQAWGVPTLAEVLDLLAPTGLRVNVELKNGIEPYPGLEEDVEAVVSSSRLADEAGERVVYSSFNHRSLARLDRLGTRVPLGVLHVEAMVRPWVYAASFGARALHPMALTVLPEEVAQAHEAGMAVHVWTVDDPMPCGRSRRPE; encoded by the coding sequence ATGACGCAGATCTGGGCCCACCGAGGGGCGAGCGCAGCCGCGCCGGAGAACACCCTGGCCGCCTTCGAGCTCGCGGCCCGACAGGGCGCCCAGGGTGTGGAGCTCGACGTCCAGCGCAGCGCCGACGGGACGGTGGTGGTCATCCACGACGAGACGGTCGACCGCACGACGCAGGGCTCGGGCCGCGTCGTCGACCTGCCCGGCTCCGCACTGCAGGCCTGGGGCGTCCCCACCCTGGCCGAGGTGCTGGACCTGCTCGCCCCCACCGGCCTGAGGGTGAACGTCGAGCTGAAGAACGGGATCGAGCCCTACCCGGGCCTCGAGGAGGACGTGGAGGCGGTGGTGTCGTCCTCACGGCTCGCCGACGAGGCGGGCGAACGCGTCGTCTACTCCTCGTTCAACCACCGCAGCCTGGCCCGCCTGGACCGGCTCGGCACCCGCGTCCCGCTGGGGGTGCTCCACGTGGAGGCGATGGTCCGACCCTGGGTGTATGCCGCGTCCTTCGGCGCGCGGGCCCTGCACCCGATGGCCCTGACGGTGCTCCCGGAGGAGGTCGCGCAGGCCCACGAGGCGGGGATGGCGGTGCACGTCTGGACGGTCGACGACCCGATGCCGTGCGGACGCTCGCGGCGGCCGGAGTGA
- a CDS encoding MarR family winged helix-turn-helix transcriptional regulator — protein sequence MHSDSGLSMQDFETLVRLSEADDGRLRISVLAEQMHWERSRLSHHLRRMSARGLVHKESAPRTAAGAFVVITAAGQEALDRGRQGTCGPCVPSSSRG from the coding sequence ATGCACTCCGACAGCGGGCTGTCCATGCAGGACTTCGAGACGCTCGTGCGCCTGTCGGAGGCCGACGACGGCCGGCTGCGGATCTCGGTGCTGGCCGAGCAGATGCACTGGGAGCGCTCGCGGCTGTCCCACCACCTGCGCCGCATGTCCGCACGAGGGCTCGTGCACAAGGAGAGTGCGCCGAGGACGGCCGCGGGGGCGTTCGTGGTCATCACCGCCGCCGGTCAGGAGGCGCTGGACCGCGGCCGCCAGGGCACGTGCGGGCCGTGCGTGCCCTCTTCCTCGAGGGGGTGA
- a CDS encoding chorismate-binding protein encodes MPQEVLLVDNVDSFTYNVADLLHRVLGRAPVVWRHDHPATPEDLRRFAAVVVGPGPGRPQVATDMGLSDLVLRQDDVPVLGVCLGHQGIAHVAGEAVVEMALPRHGVVSAVEHDGTGLFREVPSPLQVVRYHSLEVAEPLASGLRVTARAVDDGSVMALADPDRPFWGVQFHPESVLSEHGELIMANFLTLAGIEVPPGAGGPRGTDTGAVAVGDALAASAPCQGGRPVRLGVRRMAGPVDDLALRDALVADAPTSVWLDASDGTGWSVVVDARGPLSRELTHRVGEAPPLMDRMDEELGRWCLEATELARVRELDLPFPWRPGLVGYWGYELKAETGGSAAHRSPWPDAWLILADRGVVVDHRSGDVWALWWQDGRVDRAQEAWAETVQAAVRAAARGGAGAPHAGATARPTRTSPPSGAVDARETVDPASGPAGRRAVARDDQTAYLAKVRRALGEIARGESYEICLTTTYEAPDTGVGERDLYRAMREVSPVPRGAWLRTPAGSVLSGSPERFVSVLDGMVEARPIKGTRPRGETPEQDADLAGDLARSQKDRAENLMIVDLLRNDLHRVCRSGSVFVPEIFAVESYATVHQLVSTVRGRLSDGMGPTDVLRACFPGGSMTGAPKVRTMEILDELEGGPRGVYAGAIGWVGLDGSMDTSIVIRTATWRDGDVTLGWVAP; translated from the coding sequence GTGCCGCAGGAGGTCCTGCTCGTCGACAACGTCGACAGCTTCACCTACAACGTCGCCGACCTGCTCCACCGGGTCCTCGGCCGGGCCCCGGTGGTGTGGCGCCACGACCACCCGGCCACGCCGGAGGACCTGCGCCGCTTCGCGGCGGTCGTCGTCGGGCCGGGCCCGGGACGTCCGCAGGTCGCGACCGACATGGGCCTGTCGGACCTGGTCCTGCGCCAGGACGACGTGCCCGTCCTGGGCGTCTGCCTCGGGCACCAGGGGATCGCCCACGTCGCGGGGGAGGCGGTCGTGGAGATGGCGCTGCCCCGCCACGGGGTCGTCAGCGCCGTCGAGCACGACGGGACGGGGCTGTTCCGGGAGGTCCCCTCGCCGCTGCAGGTCGTGCGCTACCACTCCCTGGAGGTGGCCGAGCCGCTCGCGTCCGGGCTCCGGGTCACGGCCCGGGCCGTCGACGACGGCAGCGTCATGGCGCTGGCCGACCCCGACCGACCGTTCTGGGGGGTGCAGTTCCACCCGGAGTCGGTGCTGTCCGAGCACGGGGAGCTCATCATGGCCAACTTCCTCACCCTCGCCGGGATCGAGGTGCCCCCGGGGGCGGGCGGCCCGCGGGGCACCGACACTGGCGCGGTGGCGGTCGGGGACGCGCTCGCCGCCTCCGCCCCGTGCCAGGGAGGCCGGCCGGTGCGGCTCGGGGTGCGCCGGATGGCGGGGCCGGTGGACGACCTGGCCCTGCGCGACGCCCTGGTGGCCGACGCCCCGACCTCGGTGTGGCTGGACGCCTCGGACGGCACGGGGTGGTCGGTGGTCGTCGACGCCCGGGGGCCGCTGTCGCGCGAGCTCACGCACCGGGTCGGTGAGGCCCCGCCCCTGATGGACCGCATGGACGAGGAGCTGGGGCGGTGGTGCCTGGAGGCGACCGAGCTGGCCCGGGTCCGGGAGCTGGACCTGCCCTTCCCGTGGCGGCCGGGCCTCGTCGGCTACTGGGGCTACGAGCTGAAGGCCGAGACGGGCGGGTCGGCGGCCCACCGCTCACCCTGGCCGGACGCCTGGCTGATCCTCGCCGACCGGGGTGTCGTCGTGGACCACCGCTCCGGCGACGTGTGGGCCCTGTGGTGGCAGGACGGGCGGGTCGACCGGGCCCAGGAGGCCTGGGCGGAGACGGTGCAGGCGGCGGTGCGGGCCGCCGCGCGCGGGGGAGCCGGGGCACCGCACGCCGGGGCGACGGCGAGGCCGACGCGGACCTCGCCCCCTTCCGGGGCGGTGGACGCCCGGGAGACCGTGGACCCGGCCTCCGGCCCGGCCGGAAGACGCGCGGTGGCACGGGACGACCAGACGGCATACCTGGCCAAGGTCCGGCGCGCCCTGGGGGAGATCGCCCGGGGCGAGTCCTACGAGATCTGCCTCACCACGACCTACGAGGCCCCGGACACCGGGGTGGGCGAGCGGGACCTCTACCGCGCCATGCGGGAGGTGTCACCGGTGCCGCGGGGGGCCTGGCTCCGGACGCCGGCGGGGAGCGTCCTGTCCGGCTCGCCGGAGCGCTTCGTCTCCGTCCTCGACGGGATGGTCGAGGCGCGGCCCATCAAGGGGACGCGCCCGCGCGGGGAGACCCCCGAGCAGGACGCGGACCTCGCTGGGGACCTCGCCCGGTCGCAGAAGGACCGGGCCGAGAACCTCATGATCGTGGACCTGCTGCGCAACGACCTGCACCGCGTCTGCCGCTCGGGCAGCGTCTTCGTGCCGGAGATCTTCGCGGTCGAGAGCTACGCGACCGTGCACCAGCTGGTCTCGACGGTCCGGGGCCGGCTCTCCGACGGTATGGGGCCCACGGACGTCCTCCGCGCCTGCTTCCCGGGAGGGTCGATGACCGGGGCGCCCAAGGTCCGCACCATGGAGATCCTTGACGAGCTGGAGGGCGGACCCCGGGGGGTGTACGCCGGCGCCATCGGCTGGGTGGGGCTCGACGGCTCGATGGACACCTCCATCGTGATCCGTACGGCGACCTGGCGCGACGGGGACGTGACCTTGGGGTGGGTGGCGCCGTGA
- a CDS encoding pirin family protein, with amino-acid sequence MSTLERNPVEVECGGDPPPGRPGPTILEPREVPLGGPRAMTVRRTLPSRGRTTIGAYCFLDHYGPDEIEATGGMVVPPHPHTGLQTVSWLFTGQIEHRDSTGVRATVVPGELNLMTAGRGVSHSEVSVREEGAPGTLHGVQLWTVLPAEHADVAPGFQHFAPEPVEVEGVRASVFLGELSLRAGDAPGGRVTLSSPVTTFTPLLGAELRLEPGASAGLDLDPAFEHGILLDEGELTVDGSPLTRHQLAHLAPGPSHVAVRAGDAGARLVLLGGPPFEEQIVMWWNFIGRDHDDIVESRRRWNAEQGQDDAGRFGTFDYPDDAWLPAPALPHVRLRPRG; translated from the coding sequence ATGAGCACGCTCGAGCGCAACCCCGTCGAGGTGGAGTGCGGGGGCGACCCGCCGCCGGGGCGTCCGGGGCCGACGATCCTGGAGCCCCGGGAGGTGCCGCTCGGCGGCCCTCGCGCGATGACGGTCCGGCGCACCCTGCCCTCCCGCGGGCGCACCACCATCGGCGCCTACTGCTTCCTGGACCACTACGGCCCGGACGAGATCGAGGCCACCGGCGGGATGGTCGTGCCGCCCCATCCGCACACCGGTCTGCAGACCGTGTCCTGGCTGTTCACCGGGCAGATCGAGCACCGGGACTCCACCGGGGTCCGGGCCACCGTGGTGCCGGGCGAGCTCAACCTCATGACGGCCGGGCGCGGCGTCTCCCACTCCGAGGTCTCCGTCCGGGAGGAGGGCGCACCGGGGACGCTGCACGGGGTGCAGCTGTGGACGGTGCTGCCCGCCGAGCACGCGGACGTCGCCCCCGGTTTCCAGCACTTCGCCCCCGAGCCCGTGGAGGTCGAGGGCGTGCGGGCCAGCGTCTTCCTGGGCGAGCTCTCCCTCCGGGCCGGGGACGCGCCCGGCGGGCGCGTCACCCTCTCCTCCCCGGTGACGACCTTCACGCCGCTGCTGGGCGCCGAGCTGAGGCTGGAGCCCGGGGCGTCGGCCGGGCTGGACCTGGACCCTGCGTTCGAGCACGGGATCCTCCTCGACGAGGGTGAGCTGACCGTGGACGGTTCCCCCCTCACACGGCACCAGCTGGCGCATCTCGCCCCCGGGCCGTCTCACGTGGCGGTGCGGGCCGGCGACGCTGGGGCCAGGCTCGTGCTCCTCGGCGGGCCGCCCTTCGAGGAGCAGATCGTCATGTGGTGGAACTTCATCGGCCGGGACCACGACGACATCGTCGAGTCGCGCCGGCGGTGGAACGCCGAGCAGGGCCAGGACGACGCCGGTCGCTTCGGGACCTTCGACTACCCCGACGACGCGTGGCTGCCGGCCCCCGCGCTCCCGCACGTCCGGCTGCGCCCGCGGGGCTGA